In the Leifsonia sp. 466MF genome, one interval contains:
- a CDS encoding DUF4303 domain-containing protein: MDDVAHIRSALRAAARSAWTALRAERPSETFYYFGLWTTPLAHRPAPTACSLEGLERAVERCRAEGVELDADELRWAVNDSPYDLFGDRLFAEVEPLFDALGGPYERSSELNAELLDAMVGALADLDAEGFFGVGASRDAVVLNVTTPGHDTEAELLASARRINPPGALVRYEADLAAPGGAEG, encoded by the coding sequence GTGGACGACGTCGCGCACATCCGCTCCGCCCTCCGCGCGGCGGCCCGCTCGGCGTGGACCGCGCTCCGTGCCGAACGCCCCTCGGAGACCTTCTACTACTTCGGCCTCTGGACGACGCCGCTCGCCCACAGACCGGCTCCGACGGCGTGCTCGCTCGAGGGTCTGGAGCGCGCGGTCGAACGGTGTCGCGCCGAGGGCGTGGAGCTGGATGCGGACGAGCTGCGCTGGGCGGTCAACGACTCCCCCTACGACCTGTTCGGCGACCGGCTGTTCGCCGAGGTCGAGCCGCTCTTCGACGCGCTCGGAGGCCCGTACGAGCGTTCTTCCGAGCTCAACGCGGAACTGCTGGATGCCATGGTCGGAGCGCTCGCGGATCTCGACGCGGAGGGGTTCTTCGGTGTGGGAGCCTCCCGTGACGCGGTGGTGCTGAACGTGACGACCCCCGGTCACGACACGGAGGCGGAGCTGCTCGCGTCAGCGCGACGGATCAACCCGCCGGGCGCGCTCGTGCGGTATGAGGCCGACCTGGCGGCGCCCGGAGGCGCGGAGGGCTGA
- a CDS encoding HAD-IIA family hydrolase, with translation MTRRDEIECWLTDMDGVLVHENQALPGASDLIQQWRDQGTPFLVLTNNSIFTPRDLAARLRTSGLDVPEESIWTSALATADFLKSQMPGGTAYVIGEAGLTTALHEAGFIMTDTNPDYVVVGETRSYSFDAITKAIRLIGKGARFISTNPDATGPSAEGPLPATGAVTAMITKATGRDPYVVGKPNPMMFRSAMNRIGAHSENTAMIGDRMDTDVVAGIEAGLHTILVLTGISDRSEIERYPFRPDEVLRGVDELVVREPIETEL, from the coding sequence GTGACGCGTCGCGACGAGATCGAATGCTGGCTCACCGACATGGACGGCGTCCTCGTCCACGAGAACCAGGCCCTGCCCGGAGCGTCCGACCTCATCCAACAGTGGCGCGACCAGGGCACCCCGTTCCTCGTGCTCACCAACAACTCCATCTTCACGCCGCGCGACCTGGCGGCACGGCTGCGCACCTCCGGCCTCGACGTGCCCGAGGAGTCGATCTGGACGTCGGCGCTGGCGACGGCCGACTTCCTCAAGTCGCAGATGCCCGGCGGCACCGCCTATGTGATCGGCGAGGCCGGGCTCACCACGGCCCTTCACGAGGCCGGCTTCATCATGACCGATACGAACCCGGACTACGTCGTCGTCGGCGAGACGCGCAGCTACTCCTTCGACGCGATCACCAAGGCGATCCGCCTCATCGGCAAGGGCGCGCGGTTCATCTCCACGAACCCCGACGCCACCGGACCCAGCGCGGAGGGTCCGCTGCCCGCCACAGGCGCGGTGACGGCGATGATCACCAAGGCGACCGGCCGCGACCCGTACGTGGTCGGCAAGCCGAACCCGATGATGTTCCGCTCGGCGATGAACCGCATCGGCGCGCACTCCGAGAACACGGCCATGATCGGCGACCGGATGGACACGGATGTCGTGGCCGGCATCGAGGCCGGGCTGCACACCATCCTCGTGCTCACCGGCATCAGCGACCGCAGCGAGATCGAGCGGTACCCGTTCCGGCCGGACGAGGTGCTCCGGGGCGTCGACGAGCTCGTCGTGCGGGAACCCATCGAGACCGAGCTCTGA
- a CDS encoding TrmH family RNA methyltransferase translates to MDETANPTHELTTNGVGPWQGEWPDDPRFDAELLRHGDTRNVIDRYRYWTMEAIVADLDEHRHPFHVAIENWQHDMNIGSIVRSANAFAADTVHIIGRRRWNKRGAMVTDRYQHVVHHDDVAALVEWARGEGLPVIAIDNVPGSVRIETFAFPRECVLLFGQEGPGLSPDALAAADAVVEISQFGSTRSINASAAAAVAMHGWIRQHVAFD, encoded by the coding sequence GTGGATGAAACGGCGAACCCGACGCACGAGCTGACGACCAACGGTGTCGGTCCGTGGCAGGGCGAATGGCCGGACGACCCGCGATTCGACGCCGAACTGCTGCGCCACGGCGACACCCGCAACGTGATCGACCGCTACCGGTACTGGACGATGGAGGCGATCGTCGCCGACCTCGACGAGCACCGCCACCCGTTCCATGTGGCCATCGAGAACTGGCAGCACGACATGAACATCGGGTCGATCGTCCGCAGTGCCAACGCCTTCGCCGCTGACACCGTCCACATCATCGGCCGCCGCCGCTGGAACAAGCGAGGCGCCATGGTCACCGACCGCTACCAGCACGTCGTGCACCACGACGATGTCGCCGCTTTGGTGGAGTGGGCGCGCGGTGAAGGCCTTCCCGTGATCGCGATCGACAACGTTCCGGGGTCGGTCCGGATCGAGACGTTCGCGTTTCCGCGGGAGTGCGTCCTGCTGTTCGGACAGGAGGGTCCGGGTCTGTCGCCGGACGCCCTGGCCGCGGCGGATGCGGTGGTCGAGATATCTCAGTTCGGCTCGACGCGCTCCATCAACGCGTCGGCGGCCGCGGCCGTCGCCATGCACGGGTGGATCCGCCAGCACGTCGCTTTCGACTAG
- a CDS encoding DUF3052 family protein, with amino-acid sequence MATVTPAGYSGTPLWKKLGLKAGMRVSVLHADPGWSIPLDGAPEVDWTDEAPSGLILAFYREAAVFLNELDELGERIRPDGMVWAAWPRKAAGHVSDITENLIRDAALERGLVDVKVAAVDEDWSGLKLVWRRINR; translated from the coding sequence ATGGCGACGGTGACGCCCGCCGGCTACTCGGGCACACCGCTCTGGAAGAAGCTCGGGTTGAAAGCCGGGATGCGCGTGAGCGTGCTCCACGCCGATCCCGGCTGGAGCATCCCGCTCGACGGCGCACCCGAGGTCGACTGGACCGACGAGGCGCCGAGTGGACTCATCCTCGCGTTCTACCGGGAGGCGGCGGTGTTCCTCAACGAGCTCGACGAGCTGGGGGAACGCATCCGCCCCGACGGGATGGTGTGGGCGGCCTGGCCGCGCAAAGCGGCCGGGCATGTCAGCGACATCACGGAGAACCTCATCCGCGACGCCGCACTCGAGCGCGGACTCGTCGATGTGAAAGTGGCGGCGGTGGACGAGGACTGGTCGGGGCTCAAGCTCGTCTGGCGGCGGATCAACCGCTAG
- a CDS encoding metallophosphoesterase family protein has protein sequence MTDTLRILHLSDTHLYGDGRLHYGIVDTLAALDRVLARASSLEAVDLIVASGDLSDDGSAASYRKLKATLEPWAAERGAAVVYAMGNHDLPDGFEEVLGARETETTVRGFRVVTVDTSVPLAGYGRVEEAQLDRLRDLLATPSESGTIVVLHHPPVTPTTVLFESLRLVDSQPLLDTLSEGDVRLILAGHYHHGLLTEAGPAGIPVVVAPAVANTTDVLWPAPRERAVRGAGFAWVQLPDDGPIRAHLVSAPAPDDGETVYDLDAAAIKRISDDAGWRR, from the coding sequence GTGACCGATACGCTGCGCATCCTCCACCTCTCCGACACGCATCTGTACGGCGACGGCCGGCTGCACTACGGCATCGTGGACACACTGGCCGCGCTCGATCGCGTGCTGGCGCGTGCGTCGTCGCTCGAGGCGGTCGACCTCATCGTCGCGTCGGGAGACCTGTCCGACGACGGCTCGGCGGCGTCGTACCGGAAGCTGAAGGCGACGCTCGAGCCGTGGGCGGCCGAGCGCGGTGCGGCTGTCGTCTACGCGATGGGCAACCACGACCTCCCCGACGGGTTCGAGGAGGTGCTCGGCGCGCGCGAGACCGAGACGACCGTGCGCGGCTTCCGTGTGGTGACGGTCGACACGAGCGTGCCGCTCGCCGGGTACGGCCGCGTCGAGGAGGCACAGCTCGACCGCCTCCGCGACCTGCTCGCCACGCCGTCCGAGAGCGGGACCATCGTCGTCCTCCATCACCCGCCCGTGACGCCGACGACCGTGCTGTTCGAGTCGCTTCGGCTCGTCGACTCCCAGCCGCTGCTGGACACGCTCAGCGAGGGGGATGTGCGGCTCATCCTTGCGGGGCACTACCACCACGGCCTCCTCACGGAGGCGGGGCCGGCGGGCATCCCCGTCGTCGTCGCGCCCGCGGTCGCGAACACGACCGATGTGCTCTGGCCGGCACCGCGGGAGCGTGCCGTACGGGGCGCGGGCTTCGCGTGGGTGCAGCTGCCCGACGACGGCCCGATCCGAGCGCATCTGGTGTCTGCCCCCGCGCCGGACGACGGCGAGACGGTGTACGACCTGGATGCGGCCGCAATCAAGCGCATCTCAGACGACGCCGGATGGCGACGGTGA
- a CDS encoding YhgE/Pip domain-containing protein, producing MKIPQMIAAEFRRLTASPMSIVALIALMCVPVLYGGLYLWANQNPYANLDRIPAAIVVDDAGTTVDGKTVNYGDDVADQLIEDGSFQWHRVEKSSAASGVDDSKYDFSITFPKDFSSALASASGTSPHRAVVTLTTNDTNSYLASTIGTQAAEKIRTSIVKQVNEQAAKQFLVGLADIRSNLVTAVDGANQLVDGSATAQSGASQLADGTSQLASGSQELASKLGELASGAQQVSDGAAQVAAGNQQLAAKANEAGAAAAQIAAEAPAAQQDLLNRLTAAGATEAQLAEVKAVLGDLDTKVQSGNAQIQGAVGQINQLSAGADQVAGGASQVASGSQQAASGASQLASGASTAASGAAQLRDGLTTLHDGTTQLRDGLKQGVDRIPDNSPSLQKKQASTIADPVNLKNDSITSAGTYGAGLAPFFVALAAWIGIYALFLIVKPVSRRAITALHSPVKITLAGWLTPGLLGAIQMIGLFAIVSGALGFRIDNPVGMYGLMGLASVTFAAIILALNVWLGSVGQFLGLVLMVLQLVTAGGTFPWQTLPGPLASLHHVLPMSYAVDGIRQLMYGGNPATAWADAGVLALWMLIALLIAAIGVTRMTHFRTLRDLRPSLIG from the coding sequence ATGAAGATCCCGCAGATGATCGCGGCGGAGTTCCGCCGTCTCACCGCCAGCCCGATGTCGATCGTGGCGCTCATCGCACTGATGTGCGTCCCCGTCCTGTACGGAGGCCTCTACCTGTGGGCCAACCAGAACCCGTACGCGAACCTGGACCGCATCCCGGCGGCCATCGTGGTGGATGACGCGGGCACGACCGTCGACGGTAAGACCGTCAATTACGGCGACGACGTGGCCGACCAGCTCATCGAGGACGGCTCGTTCCAGTGGCACCGCGTGGAGAAGAGCTCCGCCGCGAGCGGGGTCGACGACTCGAAGTACGACTTCAGCATCACCTTCCCGAAGGACTTCTCGTCCGCACTGGCCTCCGCCTCCGGCACCAGCCCGCATCGCGCGGTCGTCACGCTGACGACCAATGACACGAACAGCTACCTCGCCTCCACGATCGGCACGCAGGCGGCGGAGAAGATCCGCACGTCGATCGTCAAGCAGGTGAACGAGCAGGCGGCCAAGCAGTTCCTCGTCGGGCTCGCCGACATCCGCTCCAACCTGGTCACGGCCGTCGACGGCGCGAACCAGCTGGTCGACGGCAGCGCCACGGCGCAGTCGGGGGCCTCGCAGCTCGCCGACGGCACGTCGCAGCTCGCCTCCGGCTCTCAGGAGCTGGCGAGCAAGCTCGGAGAGCTGGCGTCCGGCGCCCAGCAGGTGAGCGACGGCGCGGCCCAAGTGGCCGCGGGCAACCAGCAGCTCGCCGCGAAGGCGAACGAGGCGGGCGCCGCGGCAGCCCAGATCGCCGCGGAAGCGCCCGCCGCCCAGCAGGACCTCCTGAACCGGCTGACCGCAGCAGGGGCCACCGAGGCGCAGCTCGCCGAGGTGAAGGCGGTGCTCGGCGACCTCGACACGAAGGTGCAATCCGGCAACGCGCAGATCCAGGGCGCCGTCGGTCAGATCAACCAGCTCTCCGCGGGCGCCGACCAGGTCGCCGGCGGGGCGTCGCAGGTCGCGTCCGGCTCGCAGCAGGCCGCCTCCGGCGCCTCCCAGCTGGCCTCCGGCGCCTCGACCGCCGCGAGCGGGGCCGCCCAGCTGCGCGACGGGCTGACGACCCTGCACGACGGCACAACGCAGCTGCGCGACGGGCTGAAGCAGGGAGTCGACCGCATCCCGGACAACTCCCCGAGCCTGCAGAAGAAGCAGGCGTCCACCATCGCCGACCCGGTGAACCTGAAGAACGACTCGATCACCTCCGCGGGCACGTACGGTGCCGGCCTCGCTCCGTTCTTCGTCGCCCTGGCCGCGTGGATCGGCATCTACGCGCTGTTCCTCATCGTCAAGCCCGTGTCGCGACGGGCGATCACCGCGCTGCACTCGCCCGTCAAGATCACCCTCGCGGGCTGGCTCACCCCTGGCCTCCTCGGGGCGATCCAGATGATCGGGCTGTTCGCGATCGTCTCCGGCGCGCTCGGGTTCCGCATCGACAACCCGGTCGGGATGTACGGGCTGATGGGTCTGGCATCCGTCACGTTCGCGGCGATCATCCTCGCGCTCAATGTCTGGCTCGGCAGCGTCGGGCAGTTCCTCGGCCTCGTGCTGATGGTGCTCCAGCTCGTCACCGCGGGCGGCACGTTCCCCTGGCAGACCCTCCCCGGCCCGCTGGCGTCGCTGCACCACGTGCTGCCGATGTCGTACGCGGTCGACGGCATCCGCCAGCTGATGTACGGCGGCAATCCGGCGACGGCCTGGGCGGACGCGGGAGTGCTCGCGCTGTGGATGCTGATCGCGCTGCTCATCGCGGCGATCGGCGTGACGAGGATGACGCACTTCCGGACGCTGCGCGACCTGCGCCCGTCGCTCATCGGGTAG